The genomic DNA AAAACCGGCCACCTGACGGCCTACTGGACGCCGTCGTTTGCCCCGGATGTACTGGTGAAAGCCAGCGTTGGTCAGTATCTGGCGGGGGATAAAGGTGGCACGCTGGATATCTCTAAACACTTCGACAGCGGTGTGGTGGTCGGTGGCTATGCCACGATCACTAACGTCTCGCCGGACGAGTACGGGGAAGGGGACTTCACCAAAGGCGTGTACGTCTCCATTCCGCTGGATCTGTTCTCGTCAGGCCCAACCCGCAGCCGTGCGGCAATTGGCTGGACGCCGCTGACGCGTGACGGTGGTCAGCAGCTGGGTCGTAAATTCCAGCTGTACGACATGACCAGCGATAAGAACATCAACTTCAGATGATGCGTGAGTGCCCGGTAGCGTTACGCCTGCCGGGCACCTTACAAACGCCGCAACAGTCTCGCCGGGTTCCCGGCGTAAACCCCTTTCTCGGTGATGGACTTTGTCACCACGCTTCCCGCCCCAATCACCGCCCCATCGCAAATTGAGACAGCCAGAATGGTGGCCCCGCTGCCGATTGAAACGTCGTTGCCCACGCGAATGTGTCCCCAGCTGCGCCGGTCGGCATTGGGTTTACCGTCGCGGAACATATCGTTGGCGAACATCACCCCATGGCCAATGAAACAGCGCTCGCCGACGGTGACGTACTCGCAGATGAAGGTATGGGACTGAATTTTGCTGTCAGCACCGATGTGCGAGTTAGCCTGGATTTCAACAAACGGGCCGATAAAGACGTTATCGCCCAGCGAACATTCATAAAGATTCGCGGGTTCGTAAATGACGACGTTTTCGCCGCAGACAACATGACGAATAGCCGCCTGGCGTTGCTCTGGCATACATCTCCTTAGACTGGCATCGACATAATATGGAGGGTGCTGGTTTGCGCCGCAGTGACGAAGAGGGTGTCTTTGACATGTTTCAGCCCCTGCGCTTCGTAAAACCGGCGTGCGCGAGGGTTCTTTTCGAGGACTTCCAGCCACAGCAGATTTTCCGAGCAGGCTTTTGCCTGGCGAATCACTTCCGCAAGGAGTTGCTCGCCGTAGCGGTGTCCTGTGGCATCCGGCAATAAATAGAGTTTATGCAGGAGCGTACCCGTCAGCCCCTCGGGCTCGATGGTCTGCTGGGTTGAGAATTTTGCGAAACCGACGGGTGTCTGTGCGCTGGCAATGAGCCAGTAAGTGCCCGGCTGCATCAGGCTGTCTGCTATCGCCTGCGGCGCGTATTCCTGTTCAAGAAAGGCGGCAAGCTCTGTCTGGCTTTCCCATAGATGCCCAAAGTGATGCCGGTAGCTGGCATAACCCATTTCACTCAGCTGTTTTGCATCATCCACGGTGGCGCGTTGAATGGTTAATTTCATCATCCCTTCGTCGAAATAAGCGTGTCACAGTGCAACATGCCACAGCGCTGAACATAATATAAACAAAAAATATAGATCACCGTCACATTTTTGCGTTATACAGGAACCTCGCCCTGGAGAATGAGGTGCTCTATGACATCCCTGACTCGCCCGCGCGTTGAGTTTATCTCAACAATCCTCCAGACCGTGCTGAACCTCGGTCTGCTGAGCCTTGGCCTGATACTGGTCGTCTTTTTAGGCAAAGAGACGGTGCATCTGGCGGATGTGCTGTTCGCCCCTGAACAAACCAGCAAATATGAGCTGGTGGAAGGCCTGGTGGTCTACTTTCTCTACTTTGAATTTATCGCGCTGATTGTGAAGTATTTCCAGTCGGGCTTTCACTTCCCGCTACGCTATTTTGTTTACATCGGGATCACCGCGATTGTGCGGCTGATCATCGTGGATCATACCTCCCCGCTCGACGTACTGATCTATTCGGCGGCGATCCTGCTGCTGGTGATCACGCTCTGGCTGTGCAATTCGAAACGGCTGAA from Enterobacter ludwigii includes the following:
- a CDS encoding acyltransferase; protein product: MPEQRQAAIRHVVCGENVVIYEPANLYECSLGDNVFIGPFVEIQANSHIGADSKIQSHTFICEYVTVGERCFIGHGVMFANDMFRDGKPNADRRSWGHIRVGNDVSIGSGATILAVSICDGAVIGAGSVVTKSITEKGVYAGNPARLLRRL
- a CDS encoding GNAT family N-acetyltransferase, coding for MMKLTIQRATVDDAKQLSEMGYASYRHHFGHLWESQTELAAFLEQEYAPQAIADSLMQPGTYWLIASAQTPVGFAKFSTQQTIEPEGLTGTLLHKLYLLPDATGHRYGEQLLAEVIRQAKACSENLLWLEVLEKNPRARRFYEAQGLKHVKDTLFVTAAQTSTLHIMSMPV
- the psiE gene encoding phosphate-starvation-inducible protein PsiE, giving the protein MTSLTRPRVEFISTILQTVLNLGLLSLGLILVVFLGKETVHLADVLFAPEQTSKYELVEGLVVYFLYFEFIALIVKYFQSGFHFPLRYFVYIGITAIVRLIIVDHTSPLDVLIYSAAILLLVITLWLCNSKRLKRE